The following coding sequences are from one Sphingomonadaceae bacterium OTU29LAMAA1 window:
- a CDS encoding molybdenum cofactor biosynthesis protein MoaE: MIRVVVDRTPIDVATEMALAEQAAGAGAVATFSGLVRADDGVGTLELEHYPGATEAALVRVAQEAVARWSLGAASIVHRVGPMAPGERIVFVAASAPHRAAALEACAYLIDRLKTDAPFWKRETRGSKAEWVEARAADTAAAERWEI; this comes from the coding sequence ATGATCCGGGTGGTGGTCGATCGCACGCCGATCGATGTGGCAACGGAAATGGCGCTTGCCGAGCAGGCGGCCGGCGCGGGCGCGGTCGCGACGTTCAGCGGGTTGGTCCGTGCCGATGATGGTGTCGGCACGCTGGAGCTGGAGCATTACCCCGGCGCGACCGAGGCCGCGCTGGTGCGGGTCGCGCAAGAGGCGGTGGCGCGCTGGTCGCTGGGCGCGGCGTCGATCGTGCATCGGGTCGGGCCGATGGCGCCGGGCGAACGGATCGTCTTCGTGGCGGCATCGGCGCCACATCGGGCTGCGGCGCTTGAGGCGTGCGCTTATTTGATTGATCGGCTGAAAACCGATGCACCGTTCTGGAAACGCGAGACCCGTGGCAGCAAGGCGGAGTGGGTCGAGGCGCGTGCGGCGGATACGGCAGCGGCGGAGCGATGGGAGATATAG
- a CDS encoding GreA/GreB family elongation factor, whose product MSVAFRRESDEEHLEPKFERPIPAGPNLVTRAGKALIDERIAALEASLTVAAAADIDAIRRDLRYWHTRRTTAIEIAAPADGSIGFGSRIVVDIAGKRRDIVIVGDDEADPPRDRIAYGAPLARALMGAEAGDRLPFNGRADAIEVIAVSAEA is encoded by the coding sequence ATGAGTGTCGCGTTCCGTCGCGAGAGCGATGAAGAGCATCTGGAACCGAAGTTCGAACGTCCGATCCCGGCCGGCCCGAACCTGGTGACGCGCGCCGGCAAGGCGCTGATCGATGAGCGGATCGCGGCGCTGGAGGCATCGCTGACGGTGGCCGCTGCGGCGGACATCGACGCGATCAGGCGTGACCTGCGATACTGGCATACCCGGCGCACGACGGCGATCGAGATCGCCGCGCCTGCGGACGGCAGCATCGGCTTCGGCAGCCGGATCGTCGTCGACATCGCCGGCAAGCGGCGCGACATCGTCATCGTCGGTGACGACGAGGCCGATCCCCCGCGGGACCGGATCGCCTATGGCGCGCCGCTGGCGCGGGCGCTGATGGGTGCGGAGGCCGGCGACCGACTCCCGTTCAACGGGCGGGCCGATGCGATCGAGGTCATCGCCGTAAGTGCAGAGGCCTGA
- a CDS encoding HAMP domain-containing histidine kinase produces the protein MTDLTQPRRAAWRWARRSLFWRVFLVMLLSVAAVQALNVALVVSIAPPTPRIYSVAQVVAALRAGRDASGELLLSDDADNAAPYDERGNLLAGAIASQLGIAADRVHVHFGGGPPPMAFGPLPRLRGLSPTRRSPDARNQILFGHFTVSVQRPDGSWTSVRGARTGFESWRWRALLWLLAAMLAVAPFAWLLARRLIKPIAAFGAAAERLGRDPRAAPVPLGGPAEIAEAAEAFNRMQARLNRYVEDRTTMIAAIAHDLRTPLMRLGLRLEQAPEPLRTRSESDIRDMQAMLQAALGFFRDGNQIGERRRLDLRSLVESVTDDLADRGEPVTLHDGDPLVIEGDAAGLKALVGNLVGNALKYAGDAEVTLAQADGHAVIAVRDHGAGIDPDDLDHLFDPFYRGERSRNRDTGGIGLGLSSVRGVARAHGGDATIGNHPDGGAIARVTLPI, from the coding sequence GTGACCGACCTCACGCAGCCACGTCGGGCTGCATGGCGATGGGCGCGACGGTCGCTGTTCTGGCGGGTATTTCTGGTGATGCTGCTCAGCGTAGCGGCAGTACAGGCGCTCAACGTCGCGCTGGTAGTGTCGATCGCGCCGCCCACGCCGCGCATCTATTCCGTGGCGCAGGTCGTGGCGGCGTTGCGGGCCGGGCGCGATGCCAGCGGCGAATTGCTGCTGTCGGACGATGCCGACAATGCCGCACCGTACGACGAACGCGGCAACCTGTTGGCGGGCGCCATCGCGAGTCAGCTGGGGATCGCCGCCGACCGCGTGCACGTTCATTTCGGTGGCGGTCCGCCACCGATGGCGTTCGGACCGTTGCCGCGCCTCAGGGGCTTGTCCCCAACGCGCCGCTCGCCCGATGCGCGGAACCAGATCCTGTTCGGGCATTTCACCGTCTCGGTGCAGCGCCCCGACGGTAGCTGGACGAGCGTGCGCGGCGCGCGGACCGGGTTCGAGAGCTGGCGCTGGCGGGCCTTGCTGTGGCTGCTCGCGGCGATGCTGGCGGTAGCGCCCTTCGCCTGGCTGCTCGCACGCCGTTTGATCAAACCGATCGCGGCCTTCGGTGCGGCGGCGGAGCGGCTGGGTCGTGATCCGCGTGCCGCGCCGGTGCCGCTCGGCGGCCCCGCGGAGATTGCCGAGGCGGCGGAAGCGTTCAACCGCATGCAGGCGCGCCTCAACCGCTATGTCGAGGATCGCACGACGATGATCGCCGCGATCGCCCACGATCTGCGCACCCCGCTGATGCGGCTGGGCCTGCGGCTGGAACAGGCGCCGGAGCCGCTGCGCACGCGCAGCGAATCGGACATCCGCGACATGCAGGCGATGCTGCAGGCTGCACTCGGCTTCTTCCGCGATGGCAACCAGATCGGCGAACGCCGCCGGCTCGACCTGCGCTCGCTGGTCGAGAGCGTGACCGACGATCTCGCCGATCGCGGCGAGCCGGTGACGCTGCACGACGGCGATCCGCTGGTGATTGAGGGCGATGCGGCGGGATTGAAGGCGCTGGTCGGCAACCTCGTCGGCAATGCGCTGAAATATGCCGGGGATGCCGAAGTGACGCTCGCGCAGGCGGATGGACATGCGGTGATCGCGGTGCGCGATCACGGAGCGGGGATCGACCCCGACGATCTCGACCATCTGTTCGACCCCTTTTACCGCGGCGAGCGGTCGCGCAACCGGGATACCGGCGGCATCGGTCTGGGCCTCAGCAGCGTCAGGGGCGTGGCACGGGCGCATGGCGGCGACGCGACGATCGGCAACCATCCCGACGGCGGCGCGATCGCTCGCGTGACCCTGCCGATCTGA
- a CDS encoding MFS transporter has protein sequence MLNAMGLLRQRRFLPLFATQFLGAFNDNLFKTSMVLFATYAIFNDPHMETNFNALATGIAILPFFLFSALAGQLADSHDKARIIRIVKTAEIGIMLLGAAGLMVARAGYPGAGIGLMLGAVLFLGVHSTFFGPIKYAILPQHLKPCDVLGGTGLVEAGTYLAILLGTVMAGYVPIEGAAILVIVVALIGWITARQVPPAPREGPRLKLNYNPFTASWRLIRTTMHIPRLFLAICAISFFWTIGAVLIIIFPPLVKNVLTADERVASGAIAVFSVGVAIGSVVINTMLKGRISARYSPLSVIAMGVFVVIFSFLCRSWIPAAPGTYYDWSEFVAQPRAVPIMLSLLAIATTGGMFVVPLYAFLTTTVEKDQTARTVAANNVVNSGAMTLGSVVAIGINVMGVRPVDMLFLVAAMCLVSAWIAQRLHAACD, from the coding sequence ATGCTGAATGCCATGGGGTTGCTGAGGCAGCGCCGCTTCCTTCCCCTCTTCGCCACCCAGTTCCTCGGCGCGTTCAACGACAATCTGTTCAAGACGTCGATGGTGCTGTTCGCGACCTATGCGATCTTCAACGATCCGCACATGGAAACGAACTTCAACGCGCTGGCGACCGGAATCGCCATCCTGCCGTTCTTCCTGTTCTCCGCGCTCGCCGGACAGCTGGCGGACAGCCACGACAAGGCGCGGATCATCCGAATCGTAAAAACGGCGGAGATCGGCATCATGCTGCTCGGCGCCGCCGGGTTGATGGTGGCGCGTGCGGGCTATCCGGGCGCGGGGATCGGCCTGATGCTGGGTGCGGTGCTGTTCCTCGGCGTGCATTCGACGTTCTTCGGGCCGATCAAATACGCAATCCTGCCGCAGCATTTGAAGCCGTGCGACGTGCTCGGCGGCACCGGGCTGGTCGAGGCGGGAACGTATCTCGCGATCCTGCTCGGCACCGTCATGGCCGGGTACGTACCGATCGAGGGCGCGGCGATCCTCGTCATCGTCGTCGCGCTGATCGGCTGGATCACCGCGCGGCAGGTGCCCCCTGCGCCACGCGAGGGCCCGCGACTGAAGCTCAACTACAATCCCTTCACCGCATCCTGGCGGCTGATCCGCACGACGATGCACATCCCGCGTCTGTTCCTCGCCATCTGTGCGATCAGCTTTTTCTGGACGATCGGTGCAGTGCTGATCATCATCTTTCCGCCGCTGGTGAAGAACGTGCTCACGGCCGACGAACGCGTCGCAAGCGGTGCGATCGCTGTGTTCTCGGTCGGGGTGGCGATCGGATCGGTGGTCATCAACACGATGCTGAAGGGTCGCATCAGCGCGCGCTATTCACCGCTATCGGTGATCGCGATGGGCGTGTTCGTGGTGATATTCTCGTTCCTGTGCCGCAGCTGGATCCCCGCGGCGCCGGGCACCTATTACGACTGGAGCGAGTTCGTCGCGCAGCCGCGCGCGGTGCCGATCATGCTGAGCCTGCTCGCAATCGCGACCACCGGCGGCATGTTCGTGGTGCCGCTCTACGCATTCCTGACGACCACGGTCGAAAAGGATCAGACCGCACGCACCGTCGCTGCGAACAATGTCGTCAATTCGGGTGCTATGACGCTTGGATCGGTGGTGGCGATCGGCATCAACGTGATGGGCGTCCGGCCCGTCGACATGCTATTCCTCGTCGCGGCGATGTGCCTGGTGTCGGCCTGGATCGCACAAAGACTGCATGCTGCCTGCGATTAG
- the moaD gene encoding molybdopterin converting factor subunit 1 gives MAIEMLYFAWVRERMGKAQETVDPPAAVASVADLVEWLAARDDVSAGALADRVRLRAAVDQDFVTMHASIAGAREIALFPPVTGG, from the coding sequence ATGGCGATCGAGATGCTGTATTTCGCCTGGGTGCGGGAGCGGATGGGCAAGGCGCAGGAAACGGTCGATCCACCGGCAGCAGTGGCCAGCGTTGCCGATCTGGTCGAATGGCTGGCGGCGCGAGACGACGTGAGCGCTGGGGCGCTGGCGGATCGCGTCCGATTGCGGGCCGCCGTCGATCAGGACTTCGTCACGATGCACGCCAGCATCGCCGGCGCACGCGAGATCGCGTTATTCCCTCCGGTGACCGGCGGATGA
- the pgsA gene encoding CDP-diacylglycerol--glycerol-3-phosphate 3-phosphatidyltransferase — protein sequence MLTLPNLLTLSRIVAVPLLVAFLWWPRWEAGFGIAFALYCLMGITDYFDGYLARAQGAVSRLGVFLDPIADKIMVAAVILMLVGTRHDDMALITGVHLIAALIILLREIAVSGLREFLAGIQVSLPVSKLAKWKTTLQLVAFGALILAGALPAQVWIKAIGLACLWAAAALTLVTGWDYLRVGLKHMD from the coding sequence ATGCTGACCTTGCCCAACCTTTTGACGCTGTCGCGGATCGTCGCGGTACCGTTGCTCGTCGCCTTCCTGTGGTGGCCGCGTTGGGAGGCGGGGTTCGGCATCGCCTTCGCGCTGTATTGCCTGATGGGCATTACCGACTATTTCGACGGCTATCTCGCGCGGGCGCAGGGCGCGGTGTCGCGGCTCGGCGTGTTCCTCGATCCGATCGCCGACAAGATCATGGTCGCTGCGGTGATCCTGATGCTGGTCGGCACGCGGCACGACGACATGGCGCTCATCACCGGCGTGCACCTGATCGCCGCGCTCATCATCCTGCTCCGCGAGATCGCAGTGTCGGGCCTGCGTGAATTTCTGGCCGGTATTCAGGTATCGCTGCCGGTATCGAAGCTCGCCAAGTGGAAGACGACGCTGCAGCTCGTCGCCTTCGGTGCGCTGATCCTCGCGGGCGCGCTGCCGGCGCAGGTGTGGATCAAGGCGATCGGTCTTGCCTGTTTGTGGGCGGCGGCGGCGCTGACGCTGGTGACGGGCTGGGATTACCTCCGCGTCGGCCTGAAGCACATGGACTGA
- a CDS encoding response regulator transcription factor encodes MMSAIPQPVDEPASILIVDDDRDIRTLLTDSLGARGYRVSAAANTREMDAVLARERIDAVLLDVMMPGEDGISACRRITRDGGPAVIMLSALGEERDRIVGLEIGASHYLPKPCSAREVLATVRAALRSRQQAEPQDRSRLTFDGWTMDLLAHELVDAQGVLVGLTDGEFALLRVFAERPRRVLSRELLLETARGPNSDAFDRAIDVQISRLRRKLRSGGDEIIRTIRNEGYLFVPAVGRL; translated from the coding sequence ATGATGAGCGCGATCCCGCAACCCGTCGACGAGCCCGCCTCTATCCTGATCGTCGACGACGACCGTGATATCCGCACGTTGTTGACCGACAGTCTGGGCGCACGCGGCTATCGCGTATCGGCGGCGGCGAACACGCGCGAAATGGATGCGGTGCTGGCGCGCGAACGGATCGATGCGGTGCTGCTCGACGTGATGATGCCGGGCGAGGACGGCATTTCCGCCTGCCGCCGGATCACTCGCGACGGCGGTCCGGCGGTCATCATGCTGAGCGCGCTGGGCGAGGAACGCGATCGGATCGTCGGGCTGGAGATCGGGGCGAGCCATTATCTGCCGAAGCCGTGCAGCGCGCGCGAGGTGCTGGCCACAGTTCGTGCCGCACTGCGCAGCCGGCAGCAGGCCGAGCCGCAGGACCGGTCCCGCCTGACCTTCGACGGATGGACGATGGACCTGCTGGCGCACGAACTGGTCGATGCGCAGGGCGTTCTGGTCGGTCTGACCGATGGCGAGTTCGCGCTGCTGCGCGTCTTTGCCGAACGCCCGCGACGGGTGCTGTCGCGCGAACTGCTGCTGGAGACGGCGCGCGGCCCGAATTCGGACGCGTTCGATCGCGCGATCGACGTCCAGATCAGCCGCCTGCGTCGCAAGCTGCGGAGTGGCGGGGATGAGATCATCCGCACCATCCGCAACGAGGGCTATCTGTTCGTGCCCGCCGTCGGCCGCCTGTGA
- a CDS encoding MFS transporter: protein MSVASAHSAPLERDARAVNTRGDHEVRPGEIAIGVIIGRTSEFFDFFCYAIASVIVFPALVFPYVDRLTGTLWSFALFPLAFIARPFGTQIFMWVDREYGRGTKLTIALFLLGTSTVALAFLPGYAEVGAASAFLLAAFRIGQGLALGGAWDGLASLLALNAPPEKRGWYAMVPQLGAPLGLIVASALFAFFLANMEMVDFLSWGWRYPFFVAFAVNVVALFARLRIVVTPEYTEQFKSRELTPSRVTATVKAQWRNIVIGAFAPLASFALFHMVTVFPLSWVALYTNENIARFLGIEIIGAFFGLGSVVISGLLADRIGRRSVLGYTAAAIAVFSGFAPQLLAGGDAGELAFMIGGFILLGLAFGQSSGAVTNNFPKRARYTGAALTSDLAWLFGAGFAPLAALVLASQFGLIAAGGYLLSGAVATLVALGLNKELARRLD from the coding sequence ATGTCAGTGGCTTCCGCCCATTCCGCACCGCTCGAACGCGATGCCCGTGCCGTCAACACCCGGGGCGACCATGAGGTCCGTCCCGGTGAGATCGCAATCGGCGTCATCATCGGGCGGACGTCGGAATTCTTCGACTTCTTCTGTTACGCCATCGCATCGGTCATCGTGTTCCCGGCGCTGGTGTTTCCGTATGTCGACCGGCTGACCGGCACGCTGTGGTCGTTCGCGCTGTTCCCGCTGGCGTTCATCGCCCGCCCGTTCGGTACGCAGATCTTCATGTGGGTCGATCGCGAATATGGCCGGGGCACCAAGCTGACGATCGCGCTGTTCCTGCTCGGGACGTCCACCGTCGCGCTTGCGTTCCTGCCCGGATATGCCGAAGTCGGCGCTGCTTCGGCGTTCCTGCTGGCGGCGTTCCGCATCGGCCAGGGGCTGGCGCTGGGCGGTGCATGGGACGGCCTCGCCTCGCTGCTGGCGCTCAACGCGCCGCCGGAAAAGCGCGGCTGGTACGCGATGGTGCCGCAGCTCGGCGCACCGCTCGGCCTGATCGTGGCGAGCGCCCTGTTCGCGTTCTTCCTCGCGAACATGGAGATGGTCGATTTCCTGTCGTGGGGCTGGCGTTATCCGTTCTTCGTCGCCTTCGCGGTCAACGTGGTGGCGCTGTTCGCGCGGCTGCGCATCGTGGTTACGCCGGAATACACCGAACAGTTCAAGAGCCGCGAGCTGACCCCGTCGCGGGTGACCGCGACGGTGAAGGCGCAGTGGCGCAACATCGTCATCGGTGCGTTCGCACCGCTGGCCAGCTTCGCCTTGTTCCACATGGTGACGGTGTTTCCCCTGTCGTGGGTCGCGTTGTATACGAACGAGAATATCGCGCGCTTCCTGGGGATCGAGATCATCGGTGCGTTCTTCGGGCTCGGCTCTGTAGTGATTTCGGGTCTGCTCGCCGACCGGATCGGACGGCGTTCAGTGCTGGGCTACACCGCCGCGGCGATCGCGGTGTTCAGCGGCTTCGCGCCGCAGTTGCTGGCCGGCGGAGATGCAGGCGAGCTGGCGTTCATGATCGGCGGCTTCATCCTGCTGGGCCTCGCCTTCGGCCAGTCGTCGGGCGCGGTCACCAACAACTTCCCGAAGCGGGCGCGCTACACCGGTGCGGCGCTGACCTCGGATCTCGCATGGCTGTTTGGTGCGGGCTTCGCGCCGCTGGCTGCCCTGGTGCTGGCAAGCCAGTTCGGCCTGATCGCCGCGGGCGGGTATCTGCTGTCGGGCGCGGTCGCGACACTGGTCGCACTGGGCCTGAACAAGGAACTGGCACGCCGGCTGGACTGA
- the cyoA gene encoding ubiquinol oxidase subunit II, with the protein MRTPPFPLTRLRTAAVALLAPALLGGCDWVVMNPSGDVARQQANLILWSTGLMLLIIVPVIALTILFAWKYRHTNEEAEYTPNWDHSTGLELIIWSAPLLIVIALGALTWISTHALDPYRPLSRLEAGKRLAKNDKPLEIQVVSLDWKWLFIYPEQGVATVNELVLPMNRQVRFRITSSSVMNTFYVPAMAGMIYSMPGMETRLHAVLNKPGRFEGFSANYSGAGFSEMRFTVDSMDDAGFAKWSSEARTAQKTLDLPTYVQLEKPSEKVPAIRYASVAPTLFDRIVGMCTKPGETCMQATMMKDGAHDPRRDSGHGAPVNDSGHMRGSESKGALQKEPEEKGSSPHRNAPRPAAPGSNKPGNEDNRSMTSIDPLPALLAGNAAARS; encoded by the coding sequence ATGCGAACACCCCCGTTCCCCCTCACGCGGCTCCGGACCGCTGCCGTCGCGCTCCTCGCGCCCGCCCTGCTGGGCGGCTGCGACTGGGTTGTGATGAACCCGTCAGGCGACGTTGCCCGACAACAGGCCAATCTGATCCTGTGGTCGACCGGCCTGATGCTGCTGATCATCGTCCCCGTGATCGCGCTCACCATCCTGTTCGCGTGGAAATACCGCCATACGAACGAAGAGGCGGAATACACGCCGAACTGGGATCATTCGACCGGGCTGGAACTGATCATCTGGTCGGCGCCGCTCCTGATCGTCATTGCGCTCGGTGCGCTGACCTGGATCAGCACCCATGCGCTCGACCCGTACCGTCCGCTCTCCCGCCTCGAAGCAGGCAAGCGACTGGCGAAGAACGACAAGCCGCTGGAAATCCAGGTCGTGTCGCTCGACTGGAAGTGGCTGTTCATCTATCCCGAACAGGGCGTGGCGACAGTCAACGAACTGGTCCTGCCGATGAACCGGCAGGTGCGGTTCCGGATCACGTCGTCGTCGGTGATGAATACATTTTACGTGCCCGCGATGGCCGGCATGATCTATTCGATGCCGGGCATGGAGACGCGGCTGCACGCGGTGCTCAACAAGCCCGGGCGGTTCGAGGGGTTCAGCGCCAATTACAGCGGCGCCGGCTTCTCGGAAATGCGCTTTACCGTCGACAGCATGGATGACGCCGGCTTCGCCAAATGGTCCTCGGAGGCGCGCACCGCGCAGAAGACGCTCGATCTGCCGACGTACGTCCAACTGGAAAAGCCCAGCGAGAAGGTGCCGGCGATCCGCTATGCCTCGGTCGCGCCGACGCTGTTCGACCGCATCGTCGGCATGTGCACCAAGCCGGGTGAAACCTGCATGCAGGCGACGATGATGAAGGATGGTGCGCACGATCCGCGTCGCGACAGCGGCCATGGTGCCCCCGTCAACGACAGCGGCCACATGCGCGGCAGCGAGTCGAAAGGCGCGCTGCAGAAGGAGCCGGAGGAGAAGGGCAGCAGCCCGCATCGTAACGCGCCCCGCCCCGCGGCGCCCGGCAGCAACAAGCCTGGCAACGAAGACAACCGATCCATGACTTCCATCGACCCGCTTCCGGCGCTGCTCGCCGGAAACGCGGCCGCTCGATCCTAG
- the cyoB gene encoding cytochrome o ubiquinol oxidase subunit I translates to MSDAFLKTIFGRLTLESFPIHEPILIATFAMVALGGAVLVGALTYFKVWGYLWKEWFTSVDHKKIGIMYMILGIVMLLRGFSDAIMMRIQQAIAFGANDGYLPAHHYDQVFTAHGVIMIFFVAMPFVTGLMNYVVPLQIGARDVSFPFLNNFSFWMTAAGAAIVMASLFVGEFARTGWLAMAPLSGLDYSPDVGVDYYIWSLQIAGVGTLLSGVNLLATIVKMRAPGMSLMKMPIFTWSALATNVLIVAAFPVLTAVLAMLSLDRYVGTHFFTNTMGGNPMMYVNMIWIWGHPEVYILILPAFGVFSEVTSTFCGKRLFGYTSMVYALLVITILAYLVWLHHFFTMGSGASVNSFFGITTMIISIPTGAKIFNWLFTMYKGRIRFELPMMWTIAFMITFVIGGMTGVLLAVPPADFVLHNSLFLIAHFHNVIIGGVLFGMFAGINYWFPKAFGFKLDKKWGTISFWFWVIGFYVAFMPLYVLGLMGVTRRLRHFEDPSLQIWFIIAGIGAAMIAVGIAAFLIQFYVSFRNREALRDFTGDPWNGRSLEWATSSPPPAYNFAFTPVVRDLDAWYDMKSNNAVRPINGFRDIHMPRNTGAGIMLAGLSMVFGLAMIWYIWWLAALSLLGLVAVAIGHTFNYDRDYYIPADEVTAAEDEHTRQLNARAAVAGA, encoded by the coding sequence ATGTCCGACGCTTTTCTGAAGACCATTTTCGGGCGGCTGACGCTCGAGAGCTTCCCGATCCACGAGCCGATCCTGATCGCGACCTTTGCCATGGTCGCGCTGGGCGGCGCCGTGCTGGTCGGCGCGCTGACCTATTTCAAGGTCTGGGGCTATCTGTGGAAGGAGTGGTTCACCAGCGTGGACCACAAGAAGATCGGGATCATGTACATGATCCTCGGCATCGTCATGCTGCTGCGCGGATTCTCCGACGCGATCATGATGCGCATCCAGCAGGCGATCGCCTTCGGCGCGAACGACGGCTACCTGCCCGCGCATCACTATGACCAGGTGTTCACCGCCCATGGCGTGATCATGATCTTCTTCGTCGCGATGCCGTTCGTCACCGGTCTGATGAACTATGTCGTGCCGTTGCAGATCGGCGCCCGCGACGTGTCGTTCCCCTTCCTCAACAACTTCAGCTTCTGGATGACCGCGGCGGGTGCGGCGATCGTGATGGCAAGCCTGTTCGTCGGCGAATTCGCCCGCACCGGCTGGCTGGCGATGGCGCCGCTGTCGGGGCTCGATTATTCGCCGGATGTCGGGGTCGACTATTACATATGGTCGCTGCAGATAGCCGGCGTCGGGACCCTGCTGTCTGGCGTCAACCTGCTCGCGACCATCGTCAAGATGCGCGCGCCGGGCATGAGCCTGATGAAGATGCCGATCTTCACCTGGTCGGCGCTGGCCACCAACGTGCTGATCGTCGCCGCCTTCCCGGTGCTGACCGCCGTGCTCGCGATGCTCAGCCTCGACCGTTACGTCGGCACGCACTTCTTCACCAACACCATGGGTGGCAACCCCATGATGTACGTCAACATGATCTGGATCTGGGGTCACCCGGAAGTCTATATCCTGATCCTACCGGCATTCGGTGTGTTCAGCGAGGTCACCTCGACCTTCTGCGGCAAGCGTCTGTTCGGCTATACGTCGATGGTCTACGCCTTGCTGGTCATCACCATCCTCGCGTACCTCGTTTGGTTGCACCACTTCTTCACCATGGGGTCGGGGGCTAGCGTCAATTCGTTCTTCGGCATCACCACGATGATCATCTCGATCCCGACCGGGGCCAAGATCTTCAACTGGCTGTTCACCATGTACAAGGGGCGCATCCGGTTCGAGCTGCCGATGATGTGGACGATCGCGTTCATGATCACCTTCGTCATCGGTGGCATGACCGGCGTGCTGCTCGCGGTGCCGCCTGCCGACTTCGTGCTGCACAATTCGCTGTTCCTGATCGCGCACTTCCACAACGTGATCATCGGCGGCGTGCTGTTCGGGATGTTCGCGGGGATCAACTATTGGTTCCCCAAGGCGTTCGGCTTCAAGCTCGACAAGAAGTGGGGCACGATCAGCTTCTGGTTCTGGGTCATCGGCTTCTACGTCGCATTCATGCCGCTCTACGTGCTCGGCCTGATGGGCGTGACGCGCCGCCTGCGCCATTTCGAGGACCCGTCGTTGCAGATCTGGTTCATCATCGCCGGCATCGGTGCCGCGATGATCGCGGTCGGCATCGCTGCCTTCCTGATCCAGTTCTACGTCAGCTTCCGCAACCGCGAGGCACTGCGCGACTTCACCGGCGATCCGTGGAACGGCCGCAGCCTGGAATGGGCGACCTCGTCGCCGCCGCCGGCGTACAACTTCGCGTTCACACCCGTCGTCCGCGATCTGGACGCCTGGTACGACATGAAGTCGAACAATGCCGTCCGTCCGATCAACGGGTTCCGCGACATCCACATGCCGCGCAACACCGGCGCGGGGATCATGCTGGCGGGCCTGTCGATGGTCTTCGGCCTGGCGATGATCTGGTACATCTGGTGGCTCGCGGCGCTGTCGCTGCTCGGCCTCGTGGCGGTCGCGATCGGTCACACCTTCAACTACGACCGCGACTATTACATCCCTGCCGATGAGGTCACCGCCGCCGAGGACGAACACACCCGGCAGCTGAACGCCCGCGCAGCCGTGGCGGGAGCCTGA
- the cyoC gene encoding cytochrome o ubiquinol oxidase subunit III: MSEATIPPGTQAPVFYETDEHHHDAGGSTMLGFWLYLMSDCLIFAMLFASYGVYGGSYAGGPQPHEIFSLPLVALNTSMLLLSSITYGFAMLSMNDGKVRAVQGWLAITGLFGLAFLCIELYEFSELIHEGAGPQRSAFLSAFFTLVGTHGLHVTFGLIWLVTLMVQVGRKGLIAANQRRLQCLSLFWHFLDVIWIGVFTFVYLLGVLR, from the coding sequence ATGAGCGAAGCGACCATCCCCCCGGGCACGCAGGCGCCGGTCTTCTACGAGACCGACGAACATCATCACGACGCCGGCGGCAGCACGATGCTGGGCTTCTGGCTGTACCTGATGAGCGACTGCCTGATCTTCGCCATGCTGTTCGCATCATATGGCGTGTATGGCGGCAGCTATGCCGGCGGACCGCAGCCGCACGAGATCTTCAGCCTGCCGCTGGTGGCGCTGAACACCTCGATGCTGCTGCTGTCGTCGATCACCTACGGCTTTGCCATGCTGTCGATGAACGACGGCAAGGTGCGCGCCGTGCAGGGCTGGCTGGCGATCACCGGCCTGTTCGGCCTCGCCTTCCTGTGCATCGAATTGTACGAATTTTCCGAGCTGATCCATGAGGGCGCCGGGCCGCAACGCAGCGCGTTCCTGTCGGCGTTCTTCACCCTCGTCGGCACGCACGGCCTGCACGTCACCTTCGGCCTGATCTGGCTGGTGACGCTGATGGTGCAGGTCGGCCGCAAGGGGCTGATCGCCGCCAACCAGCGCCGCCTGCAATGCCTGTCGCTGTTCTGGCACTTCCTCGACGTGATCTGGATCGGCGTGTTCACCTTCGTCTACCTGTTGGGAGTCCTGCGATGA